A stretch of Rhinopithecus roxellana isolate Shanxi Qingling chromosome 12, ASM756505v1, whole genome shotgun sequence DNA encodes these proteins:
- the TENT5B gene encoding terminal nucleotidyltransferase 5B gives MMPSESGAERRDQAAAQVGTAAATAVATAAPAGGGPDPEALSASPGRHLSGLSWPQVKRLDALLSEPIPIHGRGNFPTLSVQPRQIVQVVRSSLEEQGLHVHSVRLHGSAASHVLHPESGLGYKDLDLVFRVDLCSEASFQLTKAVVLACLLDFLPAGVSRAKITPLTLKEAYVQKLVKVCTDSDRWSLISLSNKSGKNVELKFVDSVRRQFEFSIDSFQIILDSLLLFGQCSSTPMSEAFHPTVTGESLYGDFAEALEHLRHRVIATRSPEEIRGGGLLKYCHLLVRGFRPRPSTDVRALQRYMCSRFFIDFPDLVEQRRTLERYLEAHFGGADAARRYACLVTLHRVVNESTVCLMNHERRQTLDLIAALALQALAEQGPAATAALAWRPPGTDGVVPATVNYYVTPVQPLLARAYPTWLPCN, from the exons ATGATGCCGTCCGAGAGCGGAGCTGAGCGCCGGGACCAGGCGGCTGCTCAGGTGGGAACGGCTGCGGCCACGGCGGTGGCCACGGCAGCCCCGGCAGGCGGCGGCCCCGACCCAGAGGCCTTGTCGGCCTCCCCCGGACGGCACCTGAGCGGGCTGAGCTGGCCACAGGTGAAGCGACTGGACGCTCTCCTGAGCGAGCCGATTCCCATTCATGGGCGCGGCAACTTCCCCACGCTGAGTGTGCAGCCCCGGCAGATCGTGCAG GTGGTCCGCAGCAGCCTGGAGGAGCAGGGCCTACACGTGCACAGTGTGCGGCTGCATGGTTCCGCTGCCAGCCACGTGCTGCACCCTGAGAGTGGCCTGGGCTACAAGGATCTGGACCTGGTGTTCCGGGTGGACCTGTGCAGTGAGGCATCCTTCCAGCTGACCAAGGCAGTGGTGCTGGCCTGCCTCCTAGACTTCCTGCCGGCCGGTGTGAGCCgggctaagatcacgccactgacaCTCAAGGAGGCATACGTGCAGAAGCTGGTGAAAGTGTGCACAGACTCGGACCGCTGGAGTCTCATCTCACTGTCCAACAAGAGCGGCAAGAACGTGGAGCTCAAGTTTGTGGACTCGGTGAGACGCCAGTTTGAATTCAGCATAGACTCCTTCCAGATCATCCTGGACTCCCTGTTGCTCTTTGGCCAGTGCTCGTCCACTCCCATGTCTGAGGCCTTCCACCCAACAGTCACAGGTGAAAGCCTGTATGGGGACTTCGCCGAGGCCCTGGAGCACCTGCGGCACCGCGTCATCGCCACTCGCAGTCCCGAGGAGATCCGAGGGGGTGGCCTCCTCAAGTACTGCCACCTCCTGGTGCGGGGCTTCCGGCCCCGGCCCAGCACCGATGTGCGCGCCCTGCAGCGCTACATGTGCTCCCGCTTCTTCATCGACTTTCCAGACCTGGTGGAGCAGCGGCGCACCCTAGAGCGCTACCTGGAGGCCCACTTTGGTGGGGCTGACGCAGCCCGCCGTTACGCCTGCCTGGTGACACTGCACCGGGTGGTCAACGAGAGCACCGTGTGCCTCATGAACCACGAGCGCCGCCAGACGCTGGACCTCATTGCCGCACTGGCGCTGCAGGCACTGGCTGAGCAGGGCCCGGCTGCCACTGCCGCCCTGGCCTGGCGCCCTCCAGGCACCGACGGGGTTGTGCCAGCCACTGTCAATTACTACGTGACCCCTGTGCAGCCTCTCCTGGCTCGTGCCTATCCCACCTGGCTGCCTTGTAACTGA